The Candidatus Methylomirabilis tolerans genomic interval CTGGCATCCCTCCTGAAGCGGCGCAAGGAAGGTGGTCGAGTGCTCGATCTGGGTTGCGGGGAGGGGCGACATGTACTCCTCTTTGCAAAGGCGGGACTCCTGACGGTCGGTCTTGACTATCTGGCTGCGCCCCTTCGGACCGTTACGCAACGGGCGCGTGAGAAGCATCTCGGGCCACAGATCAGGCTGCTGATGGGCGATGCGCTTGTGCCGCCGTTCAAGCCGAACAGTTTTGATGCCTTGGTAGATTGCGGAGTATTTCATCACGTCAAGAAGTCCGACTGGCCGATGTACCTCGACCGCGTACTGGGGCTTGTGAAACCCGGCGGATACGTTCACCTGACGGTCTTCAGCGCCAAGTTCAAACACTATCCTGGCGAGCGGAGGACACGCAACTGGTACGTCCACCGTCACCATTATGATCGTTTTTTTGTCAAAAGGGACTTTGCTGGAATCTTCGGCCGGCGGTGTGAGATCCTGTCGATCGAGGAGGAACGCGAGGGATTGAATGGCTTCTTCCATGTCCTCATGCAAAAGCGGTCGAAGCCACAGCAAGGATGATGAGCAGACGCATAGCTCTTTCAGTTTCCGGGAACGTATCTATGCGGTCATCACACCTTAGCCCGCCTTGGCTGTGTATTGTGGGTTTTCTCGTCAGTGTGCTTATCGCGCCCCGCACCTCGCACTGTGC includes:
- a CDS encoding class I SAM-dependent methyltransferase, producing LASLLKRRKEGGRVLDLGCGEGRHVLLFAKAGLLTVGLDYLAAPLRTVTQRAREKHLGPQIRLLMGDALVPPFKPNSFDALVDCGVFHHVKKSDWPMYLDRVLGLVKPGGYVHLTVFSAKFKHYPGERRTRNWYVHRHHYDRFFVKRDFAGIFGRRCEILSIEEEREGLNGFFHVLMQKRSKPQQG